In the genome of Arachis stenosperma cultivar V10309 chromosome 6, arast.V10309.gnm1.PFL2, whole genome shotgun sequence, the window AGCTTCACAGGATTAGTACCACtcatttctccttcttcttacttCCGCTATTCCTccttatttgagtcttgttgAATTCTTGATTTCCCTCTCATTCTTAATACTTCTAACGTGAGTTTCTTTCctattccattttttttctttaaccTTTGTTTGAATGTGTTTCTTatactctaaatttttttaacaagaGAGAGAAGCATAGTTTTGAACTTGTTCAAATCTGAAAATTTGACTAAGCCGGGATTGGTTTAATGATAACTACAGTTGATCTTAAAGTTTTACCATTTTAAAATATTGTCTAATGTCTAATTGGGATGAGATCCAAATTGTTGtgttttttataatataattttgttAGTGTAAAAGTTTAAATAATAGTAGCACTAATATGATAAAACCCTTATTAGACCCTCAAATAGCAAGCATATATAAAAAGATTTAACACCCTTCACTCAGTTATCCAATTCCTTTTTGCTTTTAAAACGGATTGCCAATTAGATTAAGCTATGTTAAAACTACTCACAATTCACTCTATATAAATGCATCTGTGTGTTTGTGATTCAATTTTGAAGTATATGGACAGAAATTACATTTTAGTTTGTTTAACTTTTATGTCTGTAAACTGTTCGATAAAATACTCCAATGAAAAAATACAAACATACTTATTTTTAAGTTCATTAGAGTTGGGAGAATTAATATGTATAGACTATAGATAAGTATTTTATGTTGCTCCTATTTCACTCTATATATTCATGGATCTGTGTTTGTAAATTCAATTTTGAAGTATATAAACAGAGATTACATTTTGGTTTGATTTATTAGTTTGTAATTCATGTTTGTAAACTATTTGATAAAATGATCCAATAGAAAAATGTAAAGATACTGATTCATAGAGATCCCAATATTAACTTTGTTAGTTTCAtgtgaaaattaattttgtttttaactgaCCTTAGCTTGTGTTTTAGGATTAAAAAGTTAAATTCTTACTTCTTAATTGATGTATGTAATTGTTATAATAATTTTCTGCGttaaataattttctttattgttgTTAACACTAAATGACTATTAATTGTTGTTTTTTTGAGTTAGTTATGTTtcattattgttaatttttatacttaACTTTATACTATTGGTCatattctaaaataatttttttgttgggAGAAACCAAAAGCAGCACataattcaaaatgaaaagtcGAAATATATTTGTTAAGTACGTTTCAAAGTCTTCCCAAACACCACGGTGGGTGAGTCCGCTTCATCCTTTTCCACCTACGTGGGGTGCCCGATCACACAAATGGTACCCGCGTTGCTGAACGAGGTTAAGAATAATAACGCTACAATACAATAATAATGAGCGTCCGTTGCTTGCTGATGCCATTTTGGTTCGGAAAACTAAAGTATAGCCTACGCCTCAAAATGGCATCAGCAAGCAACGTTATTCTTAGTCTCATTCAGCAACACAGGTACCATAAGCTGTGTTCAGACACCCCACGTAGGTGGGAAATGATCAAACATAACCACCACCGTGGTATTTGGAAAGACTTTGAAACATATACGACGCCTTAACAAACATATTTCGACTTTTCATTCTGAAATATGTACTGCTTTCGGTTTCGCCCAGCAAAAAAATTATTTCCGAATAAGATTAATCGTACAAAAGTTAAGTATAAAAtttaacaacaataaaacaTACCTCAACAAAAACAACAATTAATAGTTACTGtcaacaacaatcaaagaatcaaaaaaattaattaactcAAAAACACATCTATTAACTTAAGAAAATTATTATGACAACTACATACATCAACTAAAAAATAAGAACTTTAACTCTTTGGCCCCCAAAATACAAGTTAAGATCagctaaaaataaaatttgcaCATTAAACTAACAAAGTAAACACTAGGTCTCTATGAATCAGGATCTTTGCAAACATGAAAGTTAACAAACTAATAAATCAAACCAAAATGTAATCCATGTCCGTATACTTTAAAATTGAATCACAAACACATATCCATGAATATATAGAGTGaaatgtaaaataaatataacataaaaTACTTATCTAGTCTAAACACATGTCAATTTTTCCAACTTATGAATcaatatatttgcatttttttcattaaagcattttatcaaacaatttACAGAACATAAAAGTTAACAAACTAATAAATCAAACCAAAATGTAATCTTTGTTCATATACTTCAAAATTTAGAGTGAAATGTGGGCAGTTTTAGCAAGACTTAATACGAGTAGTTTTAGTGTCATAGCTTAATCCTAGTGCTAAGGGCAACCCATTTTAAAATGAAGGGTGTTAAGTGCTTGTTTGGGCgctattattttaataaaaaaagatcttttttaatgaaaaaaatctttttttatttttagcatgtttggcaaatttctagtagtaaaagtaaaagcactgaaaaaataaaaaacatcttttttgagaagttgtaatttacattttttttaaaagatctttttctcttaaaaaaaaagatatttttcatgtaataaataaacaaaaaatacttttatattgttatacccgAACATGAAcataattgaaagataaaaaaatcttttgcatgagatacccaaacataaaattgcttttactttttcataaaatcttttaaaaaaaaataactcaagaaaaaatcttttcttagaAACTCACCCAAACAGACTCTaaatctttatatatatatatatatatgcttgcCACTTGAGGGCCTAACTAGAATTTTATCATATTAGTGCTACTGTCATTTGAACTTCTACACTAACAAAATCAGATTATAGAAAACACAATTTGAATCTCATCCCAAATACACATTAgataaaatatttcaaattttaaaatagtacAACTTTAAGACCAACTTTAGTTATAACTAAACCAAACCCACTCAAGTCTTAGTCAAATTTACAGATTTGGATAAGTTCAAAGTTCAAAACTATGCTTCTTTGTTCAAAAAATAGAGAGCATAAGAAGCACAGTCAAacaaagatttaaaaaaaaaaaagaaaaaaactcacattaaaattaaaaggatTAAGAACTTCAGGAAATCAAGAAGTTTAGCACGGAGAAAGTAAGACGGAGGAGAAATAGGTGATACTAACCCTGAAAGAAGCCCCTAAGTGTGAACTGGGGGCGAGGCCACTACTCGCCCCCTCTAGGTCCAAAATAAAGGCTTGGCTTATAGGGCCAgccttttttaattttttttgctcGGGAGTGACGGCCTCAAAGTTCCCCCTATCAGAATCACTCCCTTCTTCATCTTTAAGCATTTGAGGCATGCAAAATCCAGGAAACTGAAAACTTGAGTTGCTGCACAACCAAATACAACTTTTAAGTAAAAATTTTCTACAAGTATGAAAGAATATAGGACGATCTTTCTATCACAACAAATTCAAACCTTCCATATTAGTCAACAAGCATACCCTCCATTTCTCTAACAGGTAACATACGTCGTGAATAAACACCTGCTGAACTATGATAGGTGTCCAGTTCCCGGATATGACAACGAATAATGGATTCTGGAAGGATTCTTCTCTCCAACCACAGCCTTAAAACCTAAGCAATTGCAAGGAAAGGTTATAGAGAATAATGATTCAAAGGAAAGATATATGAAAAAGCTAAAAAGCACAAATATTTTAAGTAAACTGGAATATCAACTTGCATTAAGACACTGCCTGCGATTTTCTTGCGTAGTATGTCCAAGAGGAGCAGCAGCAGACAATAAGCGTGAGAGGACAGCTTGCATAGCAGATGAAAATGCACCACCATCACCTGAGAGAAACCgattctatttttcaaaatgaatGTATAAACAAACACATATTTACATCTTCCCTTTCTGTAAGCAAGATTCAAGACTCACAAGTCATAAACAATCACCTTTCAAACCAAGAGAACTTTGAGCAATGGAGTCAACAAGAAAAAATAGGTCCACACCTTCCGATGCAGGCTTGACTCAGTTTCCAGACTTGGTACAAGAATTTCCGTCACCTAGAATACACCCCAACCAGACCCAACCCCATAAAAGTACAGATATATCAAGAAACTAAATGAGAAGCACTAAGTACGAAAATTTTGTTTAGGAAATAACATGTATGTAACTAGATGATGTTAATTCTCATTCATAGTCCAGATGTTTTACATGAATGAATAATTGTGCACTTCTACACTATATTaacaaaaaacaaattaaatcaaTAAGCTTTCTGAAGTTGCAATTGCAATACCATTCGACCAAATCTATACATTATACATATTATATGATACACCCATTTATTCCTACTTCCAACAATACCATCAAAAGCAATGTGGCTAATCTTGGTATTTTTATTGAACAATGTAAgtataaagagaaaaaaataactTCCAGTAACAAATAACTTTCAGCAACAAATACATAAGTGCAGTGATGCAGAGACAAAATTGGAACAGAAAGAACAAGGGGAACTCACCAAATAAGGTTGCGCGAAGGAAGCTGATGGCGAAGGAGAAGCTGATGGCAAGGGAGAGGCTGACTGCAAGGCTCGAAGCAAGAAGACGAGAAGACCAGCCCATGGGGATCTGTTGCCTCTGCTACCGGCGTCGAAGAGCGCAGGGAAGGGAGAGATCGAAACCAGGTGCGAGACCGAGACCATGAGAAGCAAGAAGACGATGACTACCACCACCCGATGGACCAGATGCGGTTCCGTCTGCTTCTGCCGCCGTCGAAGCGAGCGCAGGGAAGGGAGAACTTGAGCTGACGAGAGCTTGACAGACCAGAAACGAGAGGTGAGAGACCGGAGATGAGATGAGATGAGCTGCCGAGAGCTTGGGCTCGTGGGAGATAGTGACGAGACACTGAGAAAGAGAGTCGAGAGAGGAAATAGCTTTGGGGACTGGCGGTGATCTTCAGCAACTAGGGCTTCAGATAGGGAAAGGGGGAAAAAGGAAGGGGAAGGATTGGAACGACGCGGttcattatatattaaaaaaatcatgaCCCGGCCCAGGTCAAATAAATTGGTTGGGTCGTCAGTTTTGATGAAAATGGGCCAGGTCAACTAGGATCTCAGCATATTTGATGCATGACCGATCCAAATGGGTGGTTCGGTTAGTCATCTGGCTGGCTAATCAAATTTTTGGTTGAACCAATTAGATCGAGTcgaatttgataatttaataacACCCAAACAAATACAACCTTATATAATAAGCTTTGGCTTCTGATTTAGCCTCCGCATAGAGGATCATCTCATCACTATCTCCTTTGATGAGGGTGTAGGGTGGACCCCTTTTTCCCTTCTCCACGGAAATGATGTGATATGATCCATGGAACCAATATTATGGAATATGCCACTCTTATGGCGAACATTAGCGACATGAAAATGATCAAAAGGGTAGAAATTAAAGCACGTTTTGTTCCTAGAAGAATTAGGTGAAGATTAGTTAAGTGTTAGCTAGGTTGTTAATTATAGGAGAATggatattcttttttttttgtaaagtataattttatattatttaatatttttatgttttttttttttttatcacacttgaataatataaaataaaatatcacacttcataaaataattgaaaaaatttatttcCGTTATCTATTTATTCTTTAAATAGGGGGCGATAAATGGTAAGTTTTAATTATGTAGAAGCTATGGTTACACTTGACATGGATTATTAACAGTATTATTGTAACGAAACTAATAATTGGTACgagattaataatttttaatagcAAGGTCTATATTATAATGATATCAGATTAGTAAAGAAAGCTGAAAATCACATGAAAGAACATATAGATAGATATTATAATGTCTTGTATACCAAACCAATTAAGAGTTCACATGTAGTAAGATGCTTTTTaatcacctttttttttttttttatctgtGATAGTTTTCATGTAGAAAAATGGGTAGAAAACACTCAAATTCACTATAAGGAAGAATTACAAAGATAATCATAAGTAGGAAAATCTTTACATAGAAAATTATAGGTTGATAAATGCTTTTAGGATTTAGCTAAAGACGAGTCTTAGAAAACAATTTGTTAATAAGATAACAATAAAATCTTGTGTAAGTTTTTGATATATTCAATAcattaaaagtataaaaaaaatgcTTTTAATAATACTTTATTTATGTTGTTTTAACAAGATAACACTTAATAACAATTAACAAagacttaataaaaaaaaaccttAATCTTAACATGCATTATAAATACATGGAAATCAACGTATAATTAATCGAACATTTGAGTcacaaattttataaatatgatTAGATAACTAATAACAGCTGCATGGCCAACAAATCTACCATTTGTACCAAGCCTCATATGCAATTAGTGTATCTAAATACCAACAAAAAGTGACAGAATCACAGAAAACCGACTCCAAAGACATTAAAAGTAGCCGGTCCAATCTTATATTCTTGTTTCCTGCACATCTATATAAATTTATGACAcagtatttttcttttcttgctgaTATAGCCAATTAGCCCGTGCATATTCTTGGCTCTGCTGAGTGCTGATTAAACAATTTCTAACATATAAACTGTATACAGAGAAAAGTGAATGAAGAAAAAGGCTTTAAATTTctcattataatttattttctttttttatgcaACAACTTGAAAGCTAAAAACTGCAGTCTGCAGAGGATCAAAGAGCAAGGTTTTGCCAAATGATCATAAGATGAGATTAAAAAACCTAATGAAAATCTCATAACTAgttaagagaaaatgaaaaaaagctCATAATCTTTCAACAACTATGCAACGAAACTCAACTCAACTCAACTGCGATCATTTGCACCTTGATTCCCTGCAAACAGGGGATCTCTTCTTTTGGGGAAACCCGGAGGCTCCATTGTCGTCGCCCTATATTTCAGCTCGGACGCCCCCCGGAAATCCGGATCAACGGAAGCCGGCCTAGGATTATGATCCGCAGAACCAAGTCTATAGGAGCTTGTAGCTCCTCCAGGGTACCTCGAAGGAGATCCATACCTTCTTGATGGACCTCTGAGAGGTCCACCTCTAAGATCCATAACTTCAGCACTTCTCGAAGACGAGTCTACGAAAGACCTGTCTCCAGAACCGGATGCCAAAGGAGCACCGGTTGGGGCTGATGTGGAGCTAAAAGGATCATCCGGTCCCCAAGATGTAAGCGCCTCCTTTTTcttggcgaaaaaatgccaagCCGCAAATAGGAAGAGTAAGAAGAACAATACCGGGCTAGTCCATAGCATGGTGTTGAATTCCCCTTTGAAGATGGgaagattagagtgatatatTCCGATGTAGCCACCCCCCAGACCAACAACAACAAGCTTCTCGCGGTCACTAGCTATCAAGGGTATCCCATTTGTTTCTGAATCCAAACTTGCCGATGGATAATTCAAGAACGATGACCTTAGCTCGTCCAGGCTAGAGGAGAAAACAAGTCGAGGCAGGCCAATTCGCACATAATGTGGAGACGAAACATTAAACACAAAAGCCTTTTCCGGGTTAACAACTAGCAAATAGCCCTTAATTGCTTGCAAAGCCACAGGCTCTTCCATGTCCATCTTCTTCTTGTACCTAACCCTGCACTTAAAGTTCATTACATCTCCCAGCAACAAGATATAGATCAGATCCCCCTCCGAGGTAAAGCCGTACGCTTTGGAACGCTCAGTGGCATCAAAAACATAATTCCGAGCAACCGACTGGTTTAGCCCTTCACACTCAGATTCTTTGATTTTCATTCCCCTCAAATCCAATGACCCTGCACCAGTCTCTGTCAAAAACATTAGCCGTTGCTTCAAGAATACTAGTGGCCTACTACTTGGAACAACCGAACCGTGAAATGTACCGTCTTCCTTAAAAACCTTGATCTTCCCATTGGCATCAGTTGAAAGAATGTACTTCATCCTCCCAACATAATGAACCTCCAAGATGGACACTGGTGATCCTTCCCCTTCACTCCCGGGCGACACAAACCTAGTACCAACATTCTCCATGAAAAGAGAACTCCAATCTTCGCCACCCGATCCCTCCCAAACCCGATGCATCGAGATTCCCCCGTTTTCATGACCAGTCACCAGGAAACTCTCATTCTTGTAAGCAGATGTATATGAAACCATCGCCGTGACAGGCGAATCCAACCAGCTCCCAAGCTCAACCAAAACATCCCCAGTCCTCAAGAACACATACAGTTTCCCATTTTTGTCACCAACTGCCACATACTTACTCAAACCCTCATGATCTCTAAAGGGCAAAACATTTATACAAGTTGCATCAGAATCTAACTTCACAGCAGAAGAAAATTGGAACCTCTCTGACCAAAAAGGAGTGTACTTTGTCACAGACATTCCCTTAGTTTTCTTTCCATCCCTAAATTTACCCTCAAATTCTTCTCCATCTTCAACCTCTTCTCTTGATGTTCTTCTATCAACAAAATCAACACTATTCCTATAATTGGATTTACCCTTTTCCTGAATCCCTGATCTAT includes:
- the LOC130935509 gene encoding uncharacterized membrane protein At1g75140-like: MACSQKGKFFMFFLLLFFCYVHVFSNPIDPESLSSCSLQPHHDSSSCSEAVSEQPQQPNHVNQEVLFSKLEELVRNLSEIVSKLESKLPEVVDSDRSGIQEKGKSNYRNSVDFVDRRTSREEVEDGEEFEGKFRDGKKTKGMSVTKYTPFWSERFQFSSAVKLDSDATCINVLPFRDHEGLSKYVAVGDKNGKLYVFLRTGDVLVELGSWLDSPVTAMVSYTSAYKNESFLVTGHENGGISMHRVWEGSGGEDWSSLFMENVGTRFVSPGSEGEGSPVSILEVHYVGRMKYILSTDANGKIKVFKEDGTFHGSVVPSSRPLVFLKQRLMFLTETGAGSLDLRGMKIKESECEGLNQSVARNYVFDATERSKAYGFTSEGDLIYILLLGDVMNFKCRVRYKKKMDMEEPVALQAIKGYLLVVNPEKAFVFNVSSPHYVRIGLPRLVFSSSLDELRSSFLNYPSASLDSETNGIPLIASDREKLVVVGLGGGYIGIYHSNLPIFKGEFNTMLWTSPVLFFLLFLFAAWHFFAKKKEALTSWGPDDPFSSTSAPTGAPLASGSGDRSFVDSSSRSAEVMDLRGGPLRGPSRRYGSPSRYPGGATSSYRLGSADHNPRPASVDPDFRGASELKYRATTMEPPGFPKRRDPLFAGNQGANDRS